GCCGATGGTCTGTTCCTTCACGCCGCCGGCCGGGTGGATTCCGACCAGGGCCGGGTATTTCTTCGTCTCGTCGAAGTCGTCGGGCAGGTGAAGATGGCCCGCGATTTCTATTTCTTTGTTCTTGAATGAAACGGACTCGACCATCGCGCCTGTCCCCTTTTCGCCCCGGCTCCGCCGATTGGCGGTCGTACACCATGATTCGCCGGTGCCGGGGTGATGTCCACTTGCGATGGGGGGAAGAATTCGTCCCCTGGATATGAATTACCGCGTGTCTGTCACAGCACCGGGACGCGGGTGAAGTGGCCCGCCGCGTGGAGTTCCCGTTCGACGTGGGCCGCCGTGCGGCGCAGTTCCGGGAGGAGCTCCTCGACGCACTCCCGCTCCGTGCGGCCCGCCGCGTGCAGCGCCACGCCCAGGGCGGCGACCGCCCGGCCCGTACGGTCGCGCAGCGGGACGGCGAGGGTGCGCAGGCCGTCCTCCCAGTCCTCGTCGAGCAGGGCGTAACCGTGGGTGCGGACCCGGGCCGAGTCGGCGGAGTCCTCGGTGTCCGACAGCAGCACCCGGCCCAGCGAGGTCGCCGCGGCCGGCAGCCGGGTGCCGACCCTGATGTCCACGCCCATGATCCGCGGGGACACGGCTCGTGCCGTGTACTGGATCTCCGCGTCCGGGCCCTGGGACACCAGGATCGCCAGCGCCGTCGACTCCCGCACCCGGGCCGAGAGGTCCGCCAGGTGCGGGGCGGCGATGCGGGGGAGGGTCGTACGGGACAGGGGTGGGAAGCCCAGGGACAGGACCCTGGGGGTGAGGGTGAAGGTCCGGGACTCGGGCTGCTGGCGGACCAGGCCCAGGTGCTCGTAGGTGATCAGGGCCCGGCGGGCGGTGGCGCGCGGCAGTCCCGTCGCCCGCGCCACGTCCGTCAGGGTCAGCGCCGCCCGGCCCGCGCCGAACGCGGTGAGGACCGTCAGGCCCCGGGCGAGGGACTCGATGAACTCCCGGCCCAGTTCGTGTTTCGACGCGCCGATCCAGGAGGCCAGGTCCGAGGGGGGCGGGCCCGGGTCCGGCGCGGGGGCGGTCGCGAGGTCGTGCTCCATCTCCGCGACCGTCGCCCGCAGCCGGGGCAGCAGGGTGTCGCGCAGACCGGCCGCCGTGTGCCGGCTGGTGTGGCTCACGACGTTGGCCACGCAGGCGATCCGGCCCGTGCGCGGATCCCGTACCGGGACGGAGACCGCGACCAGGCCCGGCTCGATCAACTGGTCGTCCAGCGCCCAGCCGTCGCGGCCCGCCGCCTCCGCCCGCCGCTCGAACTCCGCGTCCGGGAAGGGCAGTTCCCGCGGTGGTACGGCGGTGAAGGCCCGGTTCTCCGGATCCGCCACCCGGCGCGTCCGCCAGGCCCGCCACTCGGCGTCGGTCCACTCGGAGGCGAACAGGGGCCCCGGTGCGGTGCGTTCGGCGGGGAGCAGGTCGCCGATGCGGAAGCTGAGGGACATCGCGCGGCGGCGGGTGGCCTGGTGGATGAAGCGGATGCCGTCCCGGTCGGCGACCGCCAGCGAGACCGACTCGTCCAGCTCGTCGGCGAGGGCGTCGGCCCGTCCGGAGAGCAGCGCGGGCAGGCGCAGGGCGGCGAGATAGGCGTTGCCGAGTTCCATCAGGCGGGGGGTCGCCACCGCGTCCCGGCCGTCCAGACGGACGTACCCCATGCGCTGGAGCGTCGAGGTGATGCGGTCGACCGTGGAACGCGCCAGGCCGGTCGCCCGCTCCAGCCCGCTCAGGCTCAGCGTGCCGCCCGCCTCGCTCAGCTCCCGCAGCACCGCGACGCCCCGGATCAAGGGCGCGACCGCCTCGGCCGGCACGGCGGCCACCGGCGGGACCGCCTCGGCGGACCCCGGTGCCACCGGGGGAGAGGGCGTCTGAGCGGGCATCGGTTCTCCGGTACGGCAATCGGGGCACGCCTACGGTAGTCGGCCCCGCGCCCCGCAGTACCGCCGAGGCCCCGCGCCCCGCAGTACCGCCGAGGCTCCACGCCCCAGCCGTACCCCCGAGGCCCCGCGCCCAGCCGTACCCCCGAGCCCCCTCAACCCGGCGCCACCCCCTGACCCCCGCGTCACCTCACCCGGCGTCCGCCCTACCCCCGCGTCACCTCGACCCGGTAGTTCCCCTCCCCGTCCGTCCCCTCCACCCGCACCCGGACCGCCCTGCGCAGGTCCCGGAACTCCTCCCCGGGGGTCAGTGGTGCGTCCGAGAGTTCCGCGTGGACGTTGGGGCTGCGGGTGCAGCCGCCGCTGTTGCGTCGGGAGTCGTAGACCTGCACCGGTCCGCGGCCGGTGTCCACGTCCGCGTCGACCCGGTACACGAGCACGCCCGGCCGGCACACCGTCTCGTCGTTGCCCTCGCGGGTGCGCAGCTCGACCGCGTAGCCGGTGCGGCGGCTGAGCGGGACGAAGAGGAGCTTGGTGCCGAGCCCGGGCCGGGCCAGCGGGGTCAGCGTGTACTGCGCGGTGCCGCGCTCCGTCACACAGTCCACCTGCGTCGCGTCCAGCCAGCCCAGCTTCCACTTGTGCCAGCCGAGGAGGTCGTTGTCGGCCCCCCAGTCCTCGCTCATGATGTCCCAGTGGCCGACCGCGCCCCCGCCCTGCTGGGTGTACAGGTCGGGCAGCCCGAAGACATGGCCGTTCTCGTGCGGCAGCACCCGGTACCCGGTCCGGTCGAAGGAGCCGGAGCCGTCGTCCTGGCGCGAGTACACGAAGGAGGCGTTGGCCACGGGCACCCCGTCGGCGACCGGCGCGTCCGTGTTGCCGGCGAAGGTCACCGACAGGACCGTGTCGAGGGCGGACGGGCCGGCGTTCGGGGTCACCAGCACGTTCAGGAAGTCGTACGACCGGAAGTCCACCCTGGGATCGGCGGCGGTCACGATGTCCTGGACCAGCCGCCGGTAGCCGGGGTCGAAGGGGGCGCCGCGCTCTATGCCGTAGGCCCGGAACGGCCTCGGCATGCGCAGCCAGTCGGGGATCGGGGTCTCGGGGCGGTAGTCGAGACGGCCGTAGGAACTGGTGCGGAACCACTCCTGGGTCTGCGGGAAGAACTCACGGAACCGGCTCTGCGCGGTGCCCGAGCCGGGCGCGTCGGAGAAGTCGACCATCAGGGTCAGCGCGCGGACCGTGCCGGTGGAGCGGGAGTAGCCGCCGGGGGTGGGCAGGCCCTCGGACATCTGGACGGTCGGGCCGCCGCTGATCAGACAGGCGCCGTGGGAGTCGGAGCGGGCCAGGGCGACGGAGCCGGCCGCGGTCGGGGCCTTCGCGGTGAGCCGGCCGCTGGGGGCCGAGGTGCCGACCGCGAGGGTCAGCGCGGTCACGGAGACGAGGGCGGCGACACGGCGCGGGCGTATGCGACGGCTGGTCCACGGCATGCGGGCACCCTTCGGAGCGCGGCAGCCGCTGGTCGGAAGGCTGCACCTTTTCGATCACCCTCTGCCGGGGGAGGGGCGGGCGCGCGCTGGAGGAGACCG
Above is a window of Streptomyces griseorubiginosus DNA encoding:
- a CDS encoding IclR family transcriptional regulator domain-containing protein, encoding MPAQTPSPPVAPGSAEAVPPVAAVPAEAVAPLIRGVAVLRELSEAGGTLSLSGLERATGLARSTVDRITSTLQRMGYVRLDGRDAVATPRLMELGNAYLAALRLPALLSGRADALADELDESVSLAVADRDGIRFIHQATRRRAMSLSFRIGDLLPAERTAPGPLFASEWTDAEWRAWRTRRVADPENRAFTAVPPRELPFPDAEFERRAEAAGRDGWALDDQLIEPGLVAVSVPVRDPRTGRIACVANVVSHTSRHTAAGLRDTLLPRLRATVAEMEHDLATAPAPDPGPPPSDLASWIGASKHELGREFIESLARGLTVLTAFGAGRAALTLTDVARATGLPRATARRALITYEHLGLVRQQPESRTFTLTPRVLSLGFPPLSRTTLPRIAAPHLADLSARVRESTALAILVSQGPDAEIQYTARAVSPRIMGVDIRVGTRLPAAATSLGRVLLSDTEDSADSARVRTHGYALLDEDWEDGLRTLAVPLRDRTGRAVAALGVALHAAGRTERECVEELLPELRRTAAHVERELHAAGHFTRVPVL
- a CDS encoding M6 family metalloprotease domain-containing protein — encoded protein: MPWTSRRIRPRRVAALVSVTALTLAVGTSAPSGRLTAKAPTAAGSVALARSDSHGACLISGGPTVQMSEGLPTPGGYSRSTGTVRALTLMVDFSDAPGSGTAQSRFREFFPQTQEWFRTSSYGRLDYRPETPIPDWLRMPRPFRAYGIERGAPFDPGYRRLVQDIVTAADPRVDFRSYDFLNVLVTPNAGPSALDTVLSVTFAGNTDAPVADGVPVANASFVYSRQDDGSGSFDRTGYRVLPHENGHVFGLPDLYTQQGGGAVGHWDIMSEDWGADNDLLGWHKWKLGWLDATQVDCVTERGTAQYTLTPLARPGLGTKLLFVPLSRRTGYAVELRTREGNDETVCRPGVLVYRVDADVDTGRGPVQVYDSRRNSGGCTRSPNVHAELSDAPLTPGEEFRDLRRAVRVRVEGTDGEGNYRVEVTRG